Proteins from one Catenuloplanes atrovinosus genomic window:
- a CDS encoding ABC transporter substrate-binding protein, translating into MTGMSGVLAGCGGGDTDDDATGKITDKVLKIGVIAPLSGDRQPAGDEIVNGLQLYLDFNNGLLGGHAVELVTAEEGDSPQTAEAAAEQLINSGVVAIVGVSNSMLVKAVSAKIEAAKLPMLGTGGGPASVNSAVYTWSTSYVDDEPGEALGTYMKDKVTSGKIAMIAPATSGRDAVEGFRSAFGTSAPQISDGPIWMPDAYNPAAGDLIEAIESVEQLDADVLFCHAFGPAAVTLVKQLRASGLDQPIYAPGLFTEGTNLAQMDALAQGIFTAHNYAADLDNGFNERFADNYRRRFSAIPTAASVAAYDAGQVLDRAIGITGAEPSAQDINLAIGRVGTIDSPRGSWQFNQTRAPQQKWYLREVRRDGTLLANVLISELSTLG; encoded by the coding sequence ATGACCGGTATGTCCGGTGTGCTCGCCGGTTGCGGCGGTGGCGACACCGATGACGACGCGACCGGCAAGATCACCGACAAGGTGCTGAAGATCGGCGTGATCGCACCGCTGAGCGGCGACCGGCAGCCGGCCGGGGATGAGATCGTCAACGGCCTCCAGCTGTACCTGGACTTCAACAACGGCCTGCTGGGCGGGCACGCGGTCGAGCTGGTCACGGCGGAGGAGGGCGACAGCCCACAGACCGCCGAGGCCGCGGCCGAGCAGTTGATCAACAGTGGCGTGGTGGCCATCGTCGGCGTCAGCAACTCGATGCTGGTGAAGGCGGTCAGCGCCAAGATCGAGGCTGCCAAGCTGCCGATGCTGGGCACCGGCGGCGGACCGGCGAGCGTGAACAGCGCCGTCTACACCTGGTCCACGTCGTACGTCGACGACGAACCGGGCGAAGCGCTCGGAACGTACATGAAGGACAAAGTGACCAGCGGGAAGATCGCGATGATCGCGCCGGCCACCAGCGGGCGTGACGCGGTCGAGGGCTTCCGCAGCGCGTTCGGCACCAGCGCCCCGCAGATCTCCGACGGGCCGATCTGGATGCCGGACGCGTACAACCCGGCCGCCGGCGACCTGATCGAGGCGATCGAGTCGGTCGAGCAGCTCGACGCGGACGTGCTGTTCTGCCACGCGTTCGGGCCGGCCGCGGTGACGCTCGTCAAGCAGCTGCGCGCCTCCGGGCTGGACCAGCCGATCTACGCGCCCGGCCTGTTCACCGAGGGCACCAACCTGGCGCAGATGGACGCGCTCGCCCAGGGCATCTTCACCGCGCACAACTACGCGGCGGACCTGGACAACGGGTTCAACGAGCGGTTCGCGGACAACTACCGGCGCCGCTTCTCCGCGATCCCGACCGCGGCGTCGGTCGCGGCCTACGACGCCGGTCAGGTGCTGGACCGGGCCATCGGCATCACCGGCGCGGAGCCGAGCGCGCAGGACATCAACCTCGCGATCGGGCGGGTCGGCACGATCGACAGCCCGCGCGGGTCGTGGCAGTTCAACCAGACGCGGGCGCCGCAGCAGAAGTGGTACCTGCGCGAGGTCCGCCGCGACGGCACGCTGCTGGCCAACGTGCTGATCTCCGAGCTGTCCACGCTGGGCTAG
- a CDS encoding HAD family hydrolase has protein sequence MNSLPRLVATDIDGTLVRSDRTISARTIATLERVTASGVPVVLVTGRPIRWLHQVYEQLSAPIPAVCANGAVIYDPDTDTPLHTAPMEPEILSRIAERLRAEIPGVVLAVEIEDSRHMLHEQEWPVRYESGLPTIRVVGSPEEITSAPAVKMLARSGSEDADGFTALVNGALKGLAEATHSSYSGLVEISAVGVTKAAGLEWYCRRHGVDAADVIAFGDMPNDLPMLTWVGRPVAMANAHPAVLEIAADTALTNDEDGVAAYLEKVFDL, from the coding sequence ATGAACAGCCTCCCGCGCCTGGTCGCCACGGACATCGATGGCACGCTGGTGCGGAGCGACCGGACGATCAGCGCACGCACGATCGCCACGCTGGAGCGGGTGACCGCGTCCGGCGTGCCGGTCGTGCTGGTCACCGGCCGGCCGATCCGCTGGCTGCACCAGGTCTACGAGCAGTTGAGCGCGCCGATCCCGGCGGTCTGCGCGAACGGTGCGGTGATCTACGACCCGGACACGGACACGCCGCTGCACACCGCGCCGATGGAGCCGGAGATCCTGTCCCGGATCGCGGAGCGGCTGCGCGCGGAGATCCCGGGCGTGGTGCTGGCGGTGGAGATCGAGGACAGCCGGCACATGCTCCACGAGCAGGAGTGGCCGGTCCGGTACGAGTCCGGCCTGCCCACCATCCGGGTGGTCGGCTCGCCCGAGGAGATCACCTCCGCGCCCGCGGTGAAGATGCTGGCCCGGTCCGGCAGCGAGGACGCGGACGGGTTCACCGCGCTGGTCAACGGCGCGCTGAAGGGGCTGGCGGAGGCGACCCACTCGTCGTACTCCGGGCTGGTGGAGATCTCCGCGGTCGGCGTGACCAAGGCGGCCGGGCTGGAGTGGTACTGCCGCCGGCACGGCGTGGACGCGGCGGACGTGATCGCCTTCGGCGACATGCCCAACGACCTGCCGATGCTCACCTGGGTGGGCCGGCCGGTGGCGATGGCGAACGCGCACCCGGCCGTGCTGGAGATCGCCGCGGACACCGCCCTGACGAACGACGAGGACGGTGTCGCGGCGTACCTGGAGAAGGTCTTCGATCTCTAG
- a CDS encoding Lrp/AsnC family transcriptional regulator produces MQIDAVDQQIIASLVADARSSYSEIGARVSLSAPAVKRRVDRLRAAGVIKGFTTVVDPAAVGWHTEAFVELFCTGRTTPAQITVAARRHPEVLAAYTVSGQADALVHLRAADMAHLEQALERLRAEPFVTSTRSMIVLSRLVSSI; encoded by the coding sequence TTGCAGATAGACGCCGTGGATCAGCAGATCATTGCGTCACTCGTGGCGGACGCCCGCTCGTCCTACTCCGAGATCGGCGCGCGCGTCTCGCTCTCCGCCCCCGCCGTCAAACGCCGCGTCGACCGGCTCCGCGCCGCCGGCGTCATCAAGGGCTTCACCACGGTCGTCGACCCCGCCGCCGTCGGCTGGCACACCGAGGCCTTCGTCGAGCTGTTCTGCACCGGCCGCACCACGCCCGCCCAGATCACGGTCGCCGCCCGCCGCCATCCCGAGGTGCTGGCCGCCTACACCGTCTCCGGCCAGGCCGACGCCCTCGTCCACCTGCGCGCCGCCGACATGGCCCACCTCGAACAGGCCCTCGAACGCCTCCGCGCCGAGCCCTTCGTCACCTCGACCCGCAGCATGATCGTCCTATCCCGCCTGGTCTCCAGCATCTGA
- the fdhD gene encoding formate dehydrogenase accessory sulfurtransferase FdhD, with translation MGRATDRRTVVRIDVDGDGSVRRRPDTLSAEEPFEIRVGPAGPGRRAPLAVTMRTPGDDLDLALGFLFTEGVIRSADDVVTAQLCAGTDMPNTYNVVDVVLAADVPAPVTDPSRNFYTTSSCGVCGKASIDAIRTRSVHPVADDPMRVSPRVLAGLPDRLRERQRTFERTGGLHAAAIFDADGDLLAIREDVGRHNAVDKVIGWALRSGRVPLTGHILMVSGRASFELTQKAWMAGLPLLAAVSAPSTLAVDLADEAGMTLIGFLRGTSMNVYTGATRITHPSPVPTP, from the coding sequence GTGGGCAGAGCGACGGATCGGCGCACGGTCGTGCGGATCGATGTGGACGGCGACGGATCGGTGCGGCGCCGGCCGGACACGCTGAGCGCGGAGGAACCGTTCGAGATCCGGGTCGGCCCGGCCGGTCCGGGGCGGCGGGCGCCGCTGGCCGTGACCATGCGGACCCCCGGCGACGATCTGGATCTGGCGCTCGGCTTCCTGTTCACCGAGGGCGTGATCCGGTCCGCGGACGACGTGGTGACCGCGCAACTCTGCGCCGGAACCGACATGCCGAACACGTACAACGTGGTCGACGTGGTGCTGGCCGCGGACGTGCCGGCCCCGGTCACCGACCCGAGCCGCAACTTCTACACCACGTCCTCGTGCGGCGTCTGCGGCAAGGCCAGCATCGACGCCATCCGGACCCGCTCGGTCCACCCGGTCGCGGACGACCCGATGCGCGTCTCGCCACGCGTCCTGGCCGGCCTGCCGGACCGGCTGCGCGAGCGCCAGCGCACGTTCGAGCGCACCGGCGGCCTGCACGCCGCCGCGATCTTCGACGCCGACGGCGACCTGCTGGCCATCCGCGAGGACGTCGGCCGCCACAACGCCGTCGACAAGGTGATCGGCTGGGCGCTCCGCTCCGGCCGCGTGCCGCTCACCGGCCACATCCTGATGGTGTCCGGCCGCGCCAGCTTCGAGCTGACCCAGAAGGCCTGGATGGCCGGCCTTCCGCTGCTCGCCGCCGTCTCCGCCCCCAGCACCCTCGCCGTCGACCTGGCCGACGAGGCCGGCATGACCCTGATCGGCTTCCTCCGCGGCACCAGCATGAACGTCTACACCGGCGCCACCCGCATCACCCACCCCTCCCCCGTCCCCACCCCCTGA
- the mobA gene encoding molybdenum cofactor guanylyltransferase: protein MVLAGGRGSRLGGVVKPGILVGGRPMLSRVLDATAGMSPRVVVGPDGLALPAGVLRTVESPPGGGPVAGAGAGLSALIRDAPGTATVALLAGDLPMLTAAALADLTATLGGAGTDVDGACFLDEGGRRQLLCGVWRVEALAAALDGLAAERGDLSGASMRALFARLRVRDVRWTGSGVPPWFDCDTEEDLRRAEDWAAGDS, encoded by the coding sequence GTGGTGCTCGCCGGTGGCCGGGGCAGCCGGCTCGGCGGCGTGGTGAAGCCGGGGATCTTGGTGGGTGGCCGCCCGATGCTGTCCCGCGTGCTGGACGCGACCGCCGGGATGTCGCCGCGCGTGGTGGTCGGGCCGGACGGGCTGGCGCTGCCCGCCGGCGTGCTGCGCACCGTGGAGTCGCCGCCGGGCGGCGGCCCGGTCGCCGGCGCCGGCGCGGGCCTGTCCGCGCTGATCCGCGACGCGCCCGGCACCGCGACGGTGGCGCTGCTCGCCGGTGACCTGCCGATGCTCACCGCCGCCGCACTGGCCGACCTGACCGCCACGCTCGGCGGCGCGGGGACCGATGTGGACGGTGCGTGCTTCCTGGACGAGGGCGGACGCCGCCAGCTGCTGTGCGGCGTGTGGCGGGTGGAGGCGCTGGCGGCGGCCCTGGACGGGCTGGCGGCCGAGCGCGGCGACCTGTCCGGCGCGTCGATGCGCGCGTTGTTCGCCCGCCTGCGGGTACGGGACGTGCGGTGGACCGGCTCCGGGGTGCCGCCGTGGTTCGACTGTGACACGGAGGAGGATCTACGGCGGGCGGAGGACTGGGCCGCCGGAGATTCGTAA
- a CDS encoding HAD family hydrolase produces MRAGLPKLIATDLDGTLVRSDDTVSDFTHAVLDRVRAAGIPVVGATGRGPRLTELTRNDIRDADFLVMAGGGRVVDQRDPREPVVLRDARLPSADLTRALTLLEEAAEGALLVMVEASDEHDAPLWGDLDPHWRYDRIERRSRVECLDCDVIKAFARAPHLDVDDLLARAQRVIPPSLASVTQAGLGYVEIAPPGVDKASGLAVVAEHLGVDPADVLVFGDMPNDLPMFRWAGWGRVAVTNAHPSVRAVADEITLRNDDDGVAVYLDRLLSH; encoded by the coding sequence GTGCGGGCCGGGTTGCCCAAGCTGATCGCCACCGACCTCGACGGGACGCTCGTCCGCAGCGACGACACCGTCTCGGACTTCACGCACGCGGTGCTGGACCGGGTGCGCGCGGCCGGCATACCCGTGGTCGGCGCCACCGGTCGCGGTCCGCGGCTGACCGAGCTGACCCGCAACGACATCCGGGACGCGGACTTCCTGGTGATGGCCGGCGGCGGGCGCGTGGTGGACCAGCGCGACCCGCGCGAGCCGGTGGTGCTGCGCGACGCCCGGCTCCCCTCCGCGGACCTGACCCGCGCGCTCACGCTGCTGGAGGAGGCGGCGGAGGGCGCGCTGCTGGTGATGGTCGAGGCGTCCGACGAGCACGACGCGCCGCTCTGGGGTGACCTCGACCCCCATTGGCGGTACGACCGGATAGAGCGGCGGTCCCGCGTCGAGTGCCTGGACTGCGACGTGATCAAGGCGTTCGCCCGGGCACCGCACCTGGACGTGGACGACCTGCTGGCCCGCGCGCAGCGGGTGATCCCGCCGTCGCTGGCCTCCGTCACGCAGGCCGGCCTCGGATACGTGGAGATCGCCCCGCCCGGCGTGGACAAGGCGAGCGGACTGGCCGTGGTCGCGGAGCACCTCGGGGTCGACCCGGCGGACGTGCTCGTCTTCGGCGACATGCCCAACGACCTGCCGATGTTCCGCTGGGCCGGCTGGGGCCGGGTCGCGGTGACGAACGCGCACCCGAGCGTGCGCGCGGTCGCCGACGAGATCACGCTGCGCAACGACGACGACGGTGTGGCGGTCTACCTCGATCGGCTACTCTCCCACTGA
- the ddaH gene encoding dimethylargininase, translating into MILGERKAICRTYLMCAPRFFRVEYEINPWMDTGVPVDADLAVKQWERLREMLVELGHTVHVLEPDPASPDMVYAANGAFTVDGVAYGARFRFPQRAAEAAAHRAFYAAHGWPITEPAEVNEGEGDFAYLPAVAGGLILAGYGFRTAPPAHAEAAEVLSRPVVSLRLTDPRFYHLDTALAALDDRTIVYYPGAFSAASQRVLRQLFPDAVLADEADALDFGLNLVSDGRHVVLNGDAAALAAKLAAAGFTPVPVELTELKKGGGSVKCCVAELRG; encoded by the coding sequence ATGATCCTCGGGGAACGTAAGGCCATATGTCGGACATATCTCATGTGTGCGCCGCGATTCTTCCGCGTCGAGTATGAGATCAATCCGTGGATGGACACCGGGGTGCCGGTGGATGCGGACCTCGCGGTCAAGCAGTGGGAACGGCTCCGCGAGATGCTGGTCGAGCTGGGCCACACCGTGCACGTCCTCGAACCCGATCCAGCGTCACCCGACATGGTGTACGCGGCGAACGGCGCGTTCACGGTCGACGGCGTCGCCTACGGCGCCCGCTTCCGGTTCCCGCAGCGCGCGGCCGAGGCCGCGGCCCACCGCGCGTTCTACGCCGCACACGGCTGGCCGATCACGGAGCCGGCCGAGGTCAACGAGGGTGAGGGCGACTTCGCCTACCTCCCGGCGGTCGCGGGTGGGCTGATCCTGGCCGGGTACGGCTTTCGCACCGCCCCGCCCGCCCACGCCGAGGCCGCCGAGGTGCTGTCCCGCCCGGTCGTCTCGCTGCGCCTGACCGACCCGCGCTTCTACCACCTGGACACCGCGCTGGCCGCGCTGGACGACCGCACGATCGTGTACTACCCCGGCGCGTTCTCCGCGGCCTCCCAGCGCGTGCTGCGGCAACTCTTCCCGGACGCCGTGCTCGCCGACGAGGCGGACGCGCTGGACTTCGGCCTCAACCTGGTCAGCGACGGCCGCCACGTGGTGCTCAACGGCGACGCGGCCGCGCTCGCGGCGAAGCTGGCCGCCGCCGGCTTCACCCCGGTGCCGGTCGAGCTCACCGAGCTGAAGAAGGGCGGCGGCAGCGTCAAGTGCTGCGTGGCCGAGCTGCGCGGCTAG
- a CDS encoding bacterial proteasome activator family protein — translation MSEAPDSTEEKDPQGGTVLVVGPDGRPLGTVQTDETSEGEDPSRLIEQPAKVMRIGSMIKQLLEEVKAAPLDEASRGRLREIHQRSITELEDGLAPELREELERLSLPFEGDTPPSEAELRIAQAQLVGWLEGLFHGIQAALVAQQMAARLQLEQMRGGGRPALPAGPGGLVPGMAAPNADAGRTGQYL, via the coding sequence ATGAGCGAGGCACCCGACAGCACCGAAGAGAAGGACCCCCAGGGCGGCACCGTCCTCGTGGTCGGTCCGGACGGCCGTCCGCTGGGCACCGTGCAGACCGACGAGACCTCCGAGGGCGAGGATCCGTCCCGCCTGATCGAGCAGCCGGCGAAGGTCATGCGCATCGGCAGCATGATCAAGCAGCTGCTGGAGGAGGTGAAGGCCGCCCCGCTGGACGAGGCGAGCCGCGGCCGGCTGCGCGAGATCCACCAGCGTTCCATCACGGAACTCGAGGACGGCCTCGCCCCGGAGCTGCGCGAGGAGCTGGAGCGGCTGTCGCTGCCGTTCGAGGGGGACACGCCGCCGAGCGAGGCGGAGCTGCGCATCGCCCAGGCTCAGCTGGTCGGCTGGCTGGAGGGCCTGTTCCACGGCATCCAGGCCGCGCTGGTCGCCCAGCAGATGGCGGCCCGCCTGCAACTGGAGCAGATGCGCGGCGGCGGCCGTCCCGCACTCCCGGCCGGCCCCGGCGGCCTGGTGCCCGGCATGGCGGCGCCGAACGCGGACGCCGGCCGCACCGGTCAGTACCTGTAA
- a CDS encoding DUF6457 domain-containing protein, giving the protein MAGPEGLDEWVVAAAVELGLEPADVPVGLVLELAKDVAHNVVRPGAPVTAFLLGLAVGRGAEPDDAAARLSALAVQWPTPS; this is encoded by the coding sequence GTGGCGGGACCGGAGGGGCTCGACGAGTGGGTGGTGGCCGCGGCCGTCGAGCTGGGCCTGGAGCCCGCCGACGTGCCGGTGGGCCTGGTGCTGGAGCTGGCCAAGGACGTGGCGCACAACGTGGTGCGGCCGGGCGCGCCGGTGACCGCGTTCCTGCTGGGCCTCGCGGTGGGCCGGGGCGCGGAGCCGGACGACGCCGCGGCGCGACTGTCCGCTCTGGCGGTGCAGTGGCCGACGCCGTCCTGA